A section of the Phaseolus vulgaris cultivar G19833 chromosome 8, P. vulgaris v2.0, whole genome shotgun sequence genome encodes:
- the LOC137824563 gene encoding uncharacterized protein, whose protein sequence is MVATRNNNDAMAEQMTMIQTLQTQMEELRQKGIEDHRQHEEDRCRQEEEIVLLREQNARLQRQVDNPEREGQSHMADRTASRIPTPADTNPASRAKTVERKSSKRGHPFTDEIITTPLPDKWRGLAIKLYDGSTDPDEHLNVYKTQMTLYTTDNNVWCKVFPTSLQGEPLTWFTKLPPNSIDDFDILAVKFSTQYATSRSHHMSSMSLLAVQQEKGESLKTFLDRFNKACMHIRGLKQEVALHHLVSAIRPSRFTESLIKKSPQDMEDLRTRATKFMQIEEHIDYHQRFKTVGSGVLKDQTPDKEREVETERTVRTTPRSDRNRGGRIPRFNSYTPLTVPRGRALDEALQTDLIPILKQYQTSPNADTAKHCQYHRNFGHTTEGCQALKDKIEELIQAGHLRQFVKRTRNSRSPPRSTDHPSCGVDRSYRNDYKHRTDHSQASRKRSESPVWRTRARSISPDRNTRPRQRVREVINMIVGPVNLGEPNHEANYIAGGGCSNSARKKHLREIQSAHATTRRRPHIPPITFTDDDFTAIDPAQDDPMVITVEIDKFAIAKTLVDQGNSVDILYWEIFKKMRIPESDIQPYNEQIVGFSGEQVDTKGYIDLYTTFGEEDDLHKTINVRYLLVNAQTSYNILLGRPSINRLKAIVSTPHLAMKFPSANNDIATIHVDQKTARECYVTSLKSEPTQRLYTTNPDDRLPQKRGRSPTRRSGRHMSRRQMIALLDLDPRMDDPRMEAGEDLHPFPLRDDRHTTHIGTSLKPDDRMAISTTLVKNADLFAWTAADMPGVDPQVITH, encoded by the coding sequence ATGGTTGCGACAAGAAACAACAACGACGCTATGGCAGAACAAATGACTATGATTCAAACCCTCCAAACTCAGATGGAGGAACTGCGACAAAAGGGGATAGAAGACCATCGTCAACACGAAGAAGATAGATGCcgccaagaagaagaaatcgtcttattgagagagcagaatgcacgACTCCAACGACAGGTCGATAATCCCGAACGAGAAGGCCAATCCCATATGGCCGACCGAACCGCCTCTCGCATACCTACGCCGGCCGACACCAATCCTGCTTCCAGAGCTAAAACAGTCGAAAGAAAGTCAAGTAAAAGGGGTCATCCTTTTACAGACGAAATTATCACCACACCACTTCCTGACAAATGGAGAGGTCTCGCTATTAAACTCTATGACGgctcgaccgacccggacgagcatttaaatgtctacaagacgcaaatgactttgtataccACAGATAATAATGTGTGGTGTAAAGTATTCCCCACGTCCCTTCAGGGAGAACCTCTTACCTGGTTTACAAAGCTGCCTCCGAACTCCATTGACGACTTTGACATCTTAGCCGTAAAATTCTCCACTCAATATGCCACCAGCCGATCACATCACatgtcctccatgtctctcctagcggtacaacaagaaaaaggtgaatctcTCAAAACCTTTCTAGATAGGTTCAACAAAGCATGTATGCACATCCGAGGACTCAAGCAGGAAGTTGCATTGCACCATTTGGTCTCGGCCATCCGGCCGAGCCGTTTTACTGAGAGTCTCATCAAGAAGTCGCCTCAAGACATGGAAGACCTTCGAACTcgagcaaccaaattcatgcaaatcgaAGAACACATCGATTACCACCAACGGTTCAAAACCGTCGGATCCGGAGTCCTCAAAGACCAAACCCCGGACAAAGAAAGAGAAGTCGAGACCGAACGAACCGTCCGAACTACTCCAAGGTCCGACCGGAACAGAGGAGGCCGAATCCCCAGGTTTAACAGTTACACCCCCTTAACTGTGCCGAGGGGACGAGCCCTAGATGAAGCACTACAAACAGACTTAATCCCGATATTGAAGCAATATCAAACGTCACCGAATGCAGACACCGCTAAGCATTGTCAATACCATCGAAACTTCGGCCACACGACCGAAGGATGTCAGGCGTTGAAGGACAAAATCGAAGAGCTCATCCAGGCTGGTCATTTGAGGCAGTTCGTCAAGAGGACAAGGAATTCAAGATCCCCACCACGGAGTACCGACCATCCATCCTGTGGTGTGGACCGGTCATACCGTAACGATTACAAACACCGAACCGACCATAGCCAGGCTTCGCGGAAACGCAGTGAAAGCCCCGTTTGGCGTACACGCGCCCGCAGCATAAGTCCCGACCGAAACACCCGCCCTCGCCAACGAGTCCGcgaagtcatcaacatgattgTTGGACCCGTTAACTTGGGCGAACCGAACCACGAAGCAAATTATATAGCCGGTGGCGGGTGCTCAAATTCCGCCCGAAAGAAACATCTCCGGGAAATCCAGTCCGCTCATGCTACCACAAGGAGGCGTCCACACATACCTCCGATCACCTTCACTGACGATGACTTCACAGCTATAGATCCAGCCCAGGACGACCCTATGGTAATCACTGTAGAAATTGACAAGTTCGCAATTGCCAAGACTTTGGTCGACCAAGGTAACTCGGTCGACATATTATACTGGGAAATCTTCAAGAAAATGCGCATCCCAGAATCAGATATTCAACCCTATAACGAACAAATTGTAGGGTTCTCAGGTGAACAGGTCGACACTAAGGGGTATATAGACTTATATACAACCTTTGGTGAGGAAGACGATCTCCACAAAACAATAAACGTACGATATCTTCTGGTCAACGCCCAaacttcctacaacatcctgctcGGTCGTCCGTCCATCAACAGATTAAAAGCCATTGTTTCCACCCCacacttagccatgaaattcccttcGGCAAATAACGACATTGCAACAATCCATGTCGATCAAAAAACCGCTAGAGAATGTTATGTCACAAGTTTGAAAAGTGAGCCAACTCAACGACTCTACACAACCAATCCGGACGACCGACTCCCACAAAAACGAGGACGATCCCCCACTCGGCGTTCCGGACGGCACATGTCCCGTCGTCAGATGATAGCCCTTCTTGATCTCGACCCTCGTATGGACGATCCCCGTATGGAAGCAGGAGAAGACTTGCATCCATTCCCGCTTCGCGATGATCGCCACACTACGCATATCGGCACTTCGCTGAAACCGGACGACCGAATGGCCATCAGTACGACACTTGTTAAAAATGCCGATTTGTTCGCCTGGACGGCCGCTGATATGCCTGGCGTAGACCCACAGGTTATCACTCACTAA
- the LOC137827274 gene encoding GDSL esterase/lipase WDL1-like, with amino-acid sequence MSGTSRPQFVLFGSSIVQFGFYGEGWAANLAHVYARKADIINRGYAGWNTRRALQVLEKVFPKDARVQPSLVIIYFGGNDSSFPDPSGFGTSVPLEEYVENMKKIINHIKSLSETTRIIVLSAPPINDEVLNIQFARSNGKPSRTNETCRVYSEACMDLCQDMNIKAIDLWTTLQKIDKWQDACFIDGIHFSPLGNKVLFKEIMKVLKDAEWKPSLYWKSLPSEFDEDSPYDPFFDDGRPYNNISNWILPDNHHWE; translated from the exons ATGTCAGGAACCTCCAGGCCTCAGTTTGTTCTGTTTGGTTCTTCAATCGTTCAATTTGGTTTCTATGGTGAAGGTTGGGCTGCTAATCTTGCTCACGTCTATGCTCGCAAG GCTGATATAATTAATCGAGGATATGCTGGCTGGAATACAAGGCGAGCTCTGCAGGTTCTTGAAAAAGTTTTTCCCAAG GATGCCCGTGTCCAACCTTCATTGGTTATTATCTACTTTGGCGGTAATGATTCTTCTTTTCCTGACCCATCAGGCTTCGGTACCAGTGTGCCTCTGGAAGAATATGTTGAAAATATGAAGAAGATTATTAACCATATCAAG AGCCTCTCAGAGACTACTCGCATTATTGTACTCAGTGCTCCTCCCATCAATGATGAAGTACTTAACATACAATTTGCAAGAAG TAATGGGAAGCCATCGAGGACCAATGAAACTTGTCGAGTATATTCAGAGGCGTGTATGGATTTGTGTCAGGATATGAATATTAAGGCCATTGATCTGTGGACTACTCTTCAGAAAATAGATAAATGGCAAGATGCTTGTTTCAT CGATGGAATTCATTTCTCACCTCTGGGAAACAAGGTACTGTTCAAAGAGATAATGAAGGTACTGAAAGATGCAGAGTGGAAGCCTAGTTTGTATTGGAAATCATTGCCAAGTGAGTTTGACGAAGATTCACCATATGATCCATTTTTTGATGATGGAAGGCCATATAATAATATTTCCAATTGGATCCTCCCTGACAACCACCACTGGGAGTAG